A DNA window from Porphyromonas gingivalis ATCC 33277 contains the following coding sequences:
- a CDS encoding glycosyltransferase family 2 protein — MKLSIVIVNYRVPYFLEQCLLSVRKSAQGIDTEVWVVDNNSGDGSVEYLQSRFPEVHFVANEENVGFSRANNQAIRLSKGQYVLLLNPDTLIGESTLRTVVDFMDSKPNAGGLGVKMLNGHGRFLPESKRGFPSPWVSFCKLSGLNRLFPHSSRFNRYHLSYLSRDEVHKVEVLSGAFMLMRREALDKVGLLDERFFMYGEDIDLSYRLILGGYDNYYYPTPILHYKGESSSVSDVKYLRSFYGAMGLFFDKYYRNRMNPLLHGLINVVIKARTALALMLRSLRKVPAAEKPAKIFYWHPSEGEAAISAYHDRSHILINTDEVTCDRLLLTMEKLADRKHTFHLTNDTTKRVISP, encoded by the coding sequence ATGAAACTATCCATCGTTATTGTCAATTATCGTGTTCCGTATTTCTTGGAACAGTGCCTTCTCTCCGTGCGAAAGTCTGCCCAAGGGATTGATACGGAGGTATGGGTCGTAGACAATAATTCGGGAGATGGTTCGGTAGAGTATCTTCAAAGTCGTTTCCCCGAAGTTCATTTTGTAGCTAACGAGGAGAATGTAGGTTTCTCTCGCGCCAACAATCAGGCTATCCGTCTCAGTAAGGGGCAATACGTACTCTTGCTCAATCCCGATACCCTTATCGGAGAGAGTACGCTGCGTACAGTGGTGGATTTTATGGATTCGAAGCCTAATGCAGGCGGACTGGGCGTAAAAATGCTCAATGGTCATGGCCGCTTTTTGCCGGAGAGTAAGCGAGGGTTTCCTTCTCCATGGGTGTCTTTCTGTAAGTTGTCCGGGCTTAACCGGCTCTTTCCTCATTCGTCTCGTTTCAACCGCTATCACCTCAGTTATCTCAGCCGTGACGAGGTGCACAAAGTAGAGGTACTGTCCGGTGCTTTTATGCTGATGCGTCGGGAGGCATTGGATAAGGTCGGGTTGCTCGACGAGCGTTTTTTTATGTATGGTGAGGATATCGACCTCTCTTATCGCTTGATATTGGGCGGATACGACAACTATTACTATCCGACTCCTATTCTTCATTACAAAGGAGAAAGTTCGTCGGTCTCCGATGTTAAATATCTTCGTTCGTTCTATGGGGCGATGGGTTTGTTTTTCGATAAATACTATAGAAACAGGATGAATCCACTGCTTCATGGACTGATCAATGTCGTCATCAAAGCACGTACAGCTCTTGCCTTGATGCTTCGCAGTCTGAGGAAGGTTCCGGCGGCAGAGAAACCTGCCAAAATATTCTATTGGCATCCTTCTGAGGGAGAGGCTGCTATATCTGCCTATCACGACCGCAGCCATATCCTGATCAATACCGATGAGGTGACTTGTGATCGCCTGCTTCTGACTATGGAGAAACTGGCTGATAGGAAGCATACTTTCCATCTGACGAATGACACCACGAAAAGGGTGATCTCACCTTGA
- the gldE gene encoding gliding motility-associated protein GldE, producing MDLHLITDFFEGIRVNPIGAAAIVAFIIDLLLLCCSAFMSSCEVAYFSLKPIDLQNIRERNHSSDIALSNLLDNSNQLLATILIGNNVINVAIVILSNYAIEQTFVFSSPIIGFLIQTILLTTVLLLFGEILPKVYARKNPLQYSRFSAAAMSVIYKILSPFSKLLVKSTGIVTRGISKKKYDMSVDELSKAVALTTTEGEPEEKEMINEIIKFYNKTACEIMVPRIDIVDVDLSWPFRKMLDFVVSSGYSRLPVSEGSEDNIKGVIYIKDLIPHMDKGDEFDWHPLIRKAYFVPENKRIDDLLEEFRANKVHVSIVVDEFGGTCGLITMEDILEEIVGEITDEYDEEELPFKVLGDGSYLFEGKTSLSDVRHYLDLPENAFGELGDEVDTLSGLFLEIKQELPHVGDTAVYEPFRFQVTQMDKRRIIEIKIFPFERTWEVE from the coding sequence TTGGACTTACACCTTATTACTGATTTTTTTGAAGGGATTCGGGTCAATCCTATCGGTGCAGCAGCCATAGTGGCTTTCATTATCGACCTGCTTCTTCTTTGCTGTTCGGCTTTTATGTCCTCCTGTGAGGTGGCTTATTTTTCACTAAAGCCGATCGATCTGCAGAACATCCGCGAACGGAATCACTCTTCCGATATTGCGCTTTCCAATTTATTAGACAATTCGAATCAGCTATTGGCTACTATTCTGATCGGGAATAATGTGATTAATGTAGCCATCGTTATCCTTTCCAATTATGCCATCGAGCAGACGTTCGTTTTCTCTTCTCCGATCATTGGATTCCTGATCCAGACCATACTCCTGACCACTGTTCTTTTGCTGTTCGGAGAGATTCTGCCGAAAGTGTATGCACGGAAGAATCCGCTGCAATACTCGCGCTTTTCTGCTGCAGCTATGTCCGTTATCTATAAGATATTGTCACCGTTTTCAAAATTGCTGGTCAAAAGTACCGGCATCGTTACCAGAGGTATCAGCAAGAAGAAATACGATATGTCCGTGGATGAGCTCTCGAAAGCAGTAGCCCTCACCACTACGGAGGGAGAGCCGGAGGAGAAAGAAATGATTAACGAAATCATCAAATTCTATAATAAGACAGCCTGCGAAATCATGGTTCCGCGTATCGATATTGTGGATGTGGATCTGAGCTGGCCATTTCGTAAGATGCTTGACTTCGTTGTTTCGTCGGGTTATTCCAGACTTCCCGTTTCAGAGGGGTCAGAAGACAATATCAAAGGGGTGATTTACATCAAAGATCTAATCCCACACATGGATAAAGGCGATGAATTCGACTGGCATCCTCTGATTCGTAAAGCATATTTTGTCCCCGAAAACAAGCGCATAGATGATTTGCTCGAGGAGTTCAGAGCCAATAAGGTGCATGTCTCCATCGTTGTGGATGAGTTCGGTGGCACTTGCGGACTGATCACGATGGAGGACATATTGGAAGAGATCGTCGGCGAGATTACGGACGAGTACGATGAGGAAGAACTCCCCTTTAAGGTTTTGGGGGATGGCAGTTATCTTTTCGAAGGAAAAACGTCTCTCTCCGATGTCCGACACTATCTTGATCTTCCGGAAAATGCTTTCGGTGAATTGGGGGACGAGGTAGATACGCTTAGTGGACTCTTCTTGGAAATCAAGCAGGAACTCCCCCATGTGGGCGATACAGCAGTGTACGAGCCATTCCGCTTTCAAGTGACCCAAATGGACAAGCGCCGAATCATCGAAATCAAGATTTTCCCTTTCGAGCGCACTTGGGAGGTCGAATAG
- a CDS encoding exodeoxyribonuclease III, which produces MKIISYNVNGLRAAMKKDLIGWLREENPDVLCLQETKMQNDQFEKEEFEALGYRSYLFSAQKKGYSGVAIITKHQPDHIEYGMGMEEYDAEGRFIRADFGDLSIVSVYHPSGTSGDERQAFKMVWLEHFQSYVNELRKSRPNLILCGDYNICHEPIDIHDPIRNAKNSGFLPEEREWMSRFLADGYVDTFRHTHPELVLYSWWSYRFQARSRNKGWRIDYCMVTNNLADRIKGAYILNEAVHSDHCPIVLEIAE; this is translated from the coding sequence ATGAAAATTATCAGTTATAATGTCAATGGCCTTCGGGCTGCGATGAAGAAAGATCTGATCGGTTGGCTTCGAGAAGAGAATCCTGATGTGCTGTGCCTGCAGGAAACTAAGATGCAGAATGACCAATTCGAAAAAGAAGAATTTGAAGCACTGGGCTACCGCTCGTATCTTTTTTCGGCTCAAAAGAAAGGATATAGCGGTGTGGCTATCATCACAAAGCATCAACCTGATCATATAGAATACGGCATGGGTATGGAAGAATACGATGCGGAAGGTCGTTTTATCCGTGCCGATTTCGGCGATCTTTCTATCGTAAGCGTTTATCATCCATCCGGGACGAGTGGCGATGAGCGTCAGGCCTTCAAGATGGTTTGGCTGGAGCACTTCCAATCTTATGTCAATGAACTCCGCAAGAGTCGCCCTAACTTGATCCTGTGCGGTGACTACAATATCTGCCACGAACCTATCGACATTCATGATCCCATCCGCAACGCCAAAAACAGTGGTTTCCTTCCGGAAGAACGTGAGTGGATGAGCCGTTTCTTAGCGGACGGATATGTCGATACTTTTCGTCATACCCATCCGGAGTTAGTCCTATACTCTTGGTGGAGCTATCGCTTCCAAGCACGCAGTCGCAATAAGGGCTGGCGCATAGATTACTGTATGGTGACAAACAATCTGGCCGACCGAATAAAAGGTGCCTACATATTGAATGAAGCCGTTCACTCGGATCACTGTCCGATAGTCCTGGAAATAGCTGAATAA
- the argS gene encoding arginine--tRNA ligase has translation MSILQKLENSAAAAVKALYGTDPMEGQIQLQKTKREFKGHLTLVVFPFVKMSRKSPEATATEIGEWLLANESAVSAIEVVKGFLNLTIAPRVWLELLNEIRADINFGHKVATEDSPLVMVEYSSPNTNKPLHLGHVRNNLLGYSLSEIMKANGYRVVKTNIVNDRGIHICKSMLAWQKWGDGVTPEKAGKKGDHLIGDFYVLFDKHYKAELNSLMAEGKSKEEAEAASTLMAEAREMLRLWEAGDEKVVDLWRTMNQWVYDGFEATYKMMGVDFDKIYYESETYLVGKEEVLRGLEEGLFVKHSDGSVWADLTKDGLDEKLLLRADGTSVYMTQDIGTAKMRFNDYPINRMIYVVGNEQNYHFQVLSILLDRLGFEFGKGLVHFSYGMVELPEGKMKSREGTVVDADDLMDEMIRTAAEIAAEAGKAAEKDEEESREVARIVGLGSLKYFILKVDPRKNMTFNPKESIDFNGNTGSFVQYTYARIRSLMRRAEAAGYDIPSQLPTDLPLSEKEEALIQKVSEYAEVVSEAGRSYSPALIANYIYDLVKEYNQFYHDFSVLKEEDERIRAFRLALSEVVALTMRKGFALLGIEMPERM, from the coding sequence ATGTCCATCCTGCAAAAATTGGAGAATAGTGCTGCAGCAGCAGTGAAAGCCCTTTACGGAACAGATCCTATGGAAGGGCAGATTCAATTACAAAAGACCAAGCGCGAATTCAAAGGACACCTGACTTTGGTGGTTTTCCCTTTTGTCAAGATGTCTCGAAAAAGTCCCGAAGCGACTGCCACGGAAATAGGAGAATGGTTGCTTGCAAACGAGTCGGCAGTATCTGCCATCGAAGTGGTAAAGGGCTTTCTCAATCTGACCATTGCTCCGAGGGTGTGGTTGGAGCTGCTGAACGAGATCCGAGCGGACATCAACTTCGGTCATAAGGTCGCTACAGAGGATAGCCCGCTGGTAATGGTGGAGTATTCATCTCCGAATACCAATAAGCCGTTACACCTTGGACACGTACGTAACAACCTATTGGGTTATAGTCTTTCCGAGATCATGAAAGCCAATGGCTATCGTGTGGTCAAGACTAATATCGTAAATGACCGAGGCATTCATATCTGTAAGTCCATGCTCGCTTGGCAAAAGTGGGGAGATGGTGTAACGCCGGAGAAGGCCGGTAAGAAAGGCGATCATCTGATCGGAGACTTCTATGTCCTTTTCGATAAGCACTACAAAGCCGAACTCAATTCCCTTATGGCTGAAGGTAAGAGCAAAGAAGAAGCCGAAGCCGCAAGCACCCTCATGGCTGAAGCTCGTGAGATGCTACGATTGTGGGAGGCAGGAGACGAAAAGGTCGTCGATCTCTGGCGTACTATGAATCAGTGGGTATACGACGGATTCGAAGCCACATACAAGATGATGGGTGTAGACTTCGACAAGATATACTATGAATCCGAGACCTATCTCGTCGGTAAGGAAGAAGTGCTGAGGGGTTTGGAGGAAGGCTTGTTTGTCAAACATTCCGATGGTTCTGTATGGGCGGATCTGACAAAGGATGGCTTGGATGAAAAATTGCTTTTGCGTGCCGATGGCACATCGGTGTACATGACGCAGGATATAGGTACGGCCAAGATGCGTTTCAATGACTATCCCATCAACCGTATGATCTATGTTGTCGGCAATGAGCAGAACTATCACTTCCAAGTCCTGTCCATCCTGTTGGATCGTCTTGGATTTGAGTTTGGCAAAGGGCTGGTACACTTCAGCTACGGTATGGTGGAGTTACCCGAAGGGAAGATGAAAAGTCGCGAAGGTACAGTCGTTGATGCAGATGATCTGATGGATGAAATGATCAGAACGGCTGCCGAGATAGCCGCCGAAGCCGGCAAGGCGGCAGAAAAGGATGAAGAGGAATCCCGTGAGGTTGCACGCATCGTAGGCTTGGGGTCTCTCAAGTATTTCATCCTGAAAGTAGATCCGCGTAAGAACATGACTTTCAACCCGAAAGAATCCATTGATTTCAATGGTAATACGGGTTCTTTTGTCCAGTACACTTATGCACGTATTCGTTCGCTGATGCGGCGTGCAGAGGCTGCGGGCTATGACATTCCATCTCAGCTGCCTACGGATCTTCCGCTGAGCGAGAAGGAGGAGGCTCTGATTCAAAAAGTGAGCGAATATGCTGAGGTTGTCAGTGAAGCCGGTCGCTCTTATAGCCCCGCTCTTATAGCAAACTATATATACGATTTGGTGAAGGAGTACAACCAGTTCTATCATGATTTTTCGGTGCTCAAGGAGGAAGATGAGCGTATCCGTGCATTCCGTCTCGCTCTTTCCGAGGTCGTAGCTCTTACGATGCGGAAAGGTTTCGCTCTCCTCGGCATCGAAATGCCCGAAAGGATGTAA
- the mnmA gene encoding tRNA 2-thiouridine(34) synthase MnmA codes for MDVAALVSGGVDSSVVVHRLCEEGYKPAIFYIRIGMEDEDGYIDCPAEEDIELTTLIARRYGCPFEVVDLHKEYWERVVSYTVETVRRGLTPNPDMMCNKLIKFGCFEERWGYQFDRIATGHYATTDLLNGKTYLSTAKDPVKDQTDFLAQINFAQISKLMFPIGHLLKSEVRAIANAAGLPSAKRKDSQGICFLGKIDYNDFIERYLGKKEGRIIELETGKVIGRHQGYWFHTIGQRKGLGLSGGPWFVVKKDIKRNIILVSRGYDPDTQYGKTIEMETFDFITEDAYEAGYWNREDATPVTFKIRHTPEFTRGLLYKGEKGYRLESEERIQGIAPGQYCVIYDEDHHLCYGSGMITKGR; via the coding sequence ATGGATGTAGCAGCATTGGTGTCGGGAGGAGTGGACAGCTCCGTAGTCGTTCATCGTCTTTGCGAGGAAGGATATAAGCCCGCTATCTTCTACATCCGGATAGGAATGGAAGATGAGGATGGTTATATAGATTGTCCGGCAGAAGAGGATATAGAACTGACGACACTGATTGCACGTCGCTATGGATGCCCTTTCGAGGTAGTCGATCTCCACAAAGAGTATTGGGAGCGTGTGGTCAGCTATACGGTGGAAACTGTTCGCCGGGGATTGACGCCCAATCCCGATATGATGTGCAACAAGCTGATCAAATTCGGTTGTTTCGAAGAGCGTTGGGGCTACCAATTCGATCGAATCGCCACAGGACATTATGCCACAACCGATCTCCTGAATGGAAAGACTTATCTGTCTACAGCTAAAGATCCTGTCAAAGACCAAACGGATTTTTTGGCGCAGATTAACTTCGCTCAAATATCCAAACTCATGTTCCCCATTGGCCATCTATTGAAGTCCGAAGTGCGTGCTATCGCCAATGCTGCCGGACTGCCGAGTGCCAAAAGAAAAGACAGTCAGGGTATTTGCTTTCTTGGAAAGATAGACTACAATGACTTCATAGAACGTTATTTGGGAAAGAAGGAAGGCCGGATAATCGAACTGGAAACAGGGAAAGTAATAGGCCGACATCAGGGTTACTGGTTTCATACGATAGGGCAACGCAAAGGGTTGGGACTCAGTGGAGGGCCTTGGTTCGTAGTCAAGAAGGATATCAAACGTAATATCATCCTCGTTAGCAGAGGGTACGACCCTGATACCCAATACGGCAAGACGATAGAGATGGAGACTTTCGACTTCATCACTGAGGATGCTTATGAAGCAGGGTATTGGAATCGGGAGGATGCTACACCCGTGACATTCAAGATTCGGCACACACCCGAATTCACGCGCGGATTGCTTTATAAGGGCGAAAAAGGTTATCGCCTTGAGAGCGAAGAGCGAATCCAGGGTATTGCCCCCGGGCAATATTGTGTGATCTACGATGAAGATCACCATCTCTGCTACGGAAGCGGTATGATCACGAAAGGGAGATAG
- a CDS encoding single-stranded DNA-binding protein, which translates to MSLNKIILIGRTGKDPEIRYFDSNSAVANFSLATSERGYKLANGTEVPERTEWHNVVAYRELAIFAEKWIKKGSLLYVEGKIRYRTYVDNTGVRRQVTEILAEKINFFESGSSNRDESRTSQTSSSTQDTMPLASSSSVRDTAKEESSEPPSDLPF; encoded by the coding sequence ATGTCTCTGAATAAAATCATCTTGATAGGCCGTACGGGCAAGGATCCCGAGATTCGGTATTTCGATAGCAATTCGGCTGTCGCAAACTTTTCGCTGGCTACTTCCGAGCGAGGCTACAAGCTGGCCAATGGCACTGAAGTGCCGGAGCGAACGGAATGGCATAATGTGGTTGCCTATCGCGAGTTGGCCATTTTTGCCGAGAAGTGGATCAAGAAAGGGAGTCTCCTATATGTCGAAGGAAAAATCCGCTACCGCACGTATGTAGACAATACAGGGGTTCGTCGGCAAGTGACGGAAATCCTTGCCGAGAAAATCAACTTTTTTGAAAGCGGTTCCTCCAATCGAGACGAAAGCAGAACTTCACAGACATCTTCATCGACTCAAGATACGATGCCCCTCGCGTCTTCTTCATCCGTCCGTGATACGGCAAAAGAAGAAAGCTCGGAACCTCCGTCCGACCTTCCGTTCTAA
- a CDS encoding hydrogen peroxide-inducible genes activator encodes MNIQQLEYIAALDKFRHFAKAADYCNVSQPTLSTMILKLEEELGAKLFDRSRQPIEPTSIGALVVSQAKQILYDLNSITRIIEEEQQSLTGRLNIAVLPTIAPYLLPRVFPIWKKELAGLEIHVSEMQTSRCLASLLSGEIDMAIIASKAETEGLEDDLLYYEEFLGYVSRCEPLFEQDVIRTTEVNPHRLWLLDEGHCFRDQLVRFCQMKGLHERQTAYSGGSMEAFMRLVESGQGITFIPQLTVEQLSPSQKELVRPFGMPRPVREVRLAVRQDYSRRKLREQLIGLLRSAVPSDMHKLQTGQHLA; translated from the coding sequence ATGAATATACAGCAGCTCGAATACATAGCCGCATTGGATAAGTTCCGACACTTTGCCAAAGCTGCAGATTACTGCAATGTGTCACAGCCTACGCTTAGTACCATGATTCTCAAATTGGAGGAAGAACTTGGAGCTAAGCTTTTCGACAGGAGCCGACAGCCAATAGAGCCGACATCGATAGGCGCGCTTGTCGTTTCGCAAGCCAAGCAAATACTATACGATCTTAACAGTATCACACGGATAATCGAGGAAGAGCAGCAATCGCTCACCGGCAGGCTGAATATAGCCGTTTTGCCAACCATCGCACCCTATCTCCTGCCTCGTGTCTTCCCAATCTGGAAAAAAGAGCTGGCAGGGTTGGAAATACATGTCAGTGAAATGCAGACATCCCGCTGTCTGGCATCCCTTCTGTCCGGAGAAATAGATATGGCTATCATAGCTTCCAAAGCCGAGACCGAAGGTCTTGAAGACGACTTGCTCTATTATGAGGAGTTTCTGGGGTATGTATCGCGCTGTGAGCCGCTATTCGAACAAGATGTAATTCGCACTACCGAGGTCAACCCACATCGTCTCTGGCTGTTGGACGAAGGTCATTGCTTCAGAGATCAGCTCGTTCGTTTTTGTCAGATGAAAGGATTGCATGAACGTCAGACGGCATATTCCGGCGGTAGCATGGAAGCATTCATGCGACTAGTGGAGAGCGGTCAGGGAATTACATTTATCCCACAACTGACCGTAGAGCAATTATCACCTTCGCAGAAAGAGCTGGTGCGTCCGTTCGGTATGCCTCGTCCGGTAAGGGAAGTACGTTTGGCCGTGCGTCAGGATTATTCTCGCCGGAAACTTCGTGAACAGTTGATTGGCTTGTTGCGTTCGGCCGTCCCATCGGATATGCACAAGTTGCAGACAGGGCAGCATTTGGCTTGA